Proteins co-encoded in one Listeria ivanovii subsp. ivanovii genomic window:
- a CDS encoding DUF1444 domain-containing protein yields the protein MVKMTILKMKERLEKELKAPNRQFSYNRDNDTLLVMQVDKKVTLSIPQIIANYENDGDAAIRKIVYYVEEGFRAAEEDVALKNNMTRIYPVVRATSFPNKTKAGGILLTDEHTAETNIFYAYDLGKSYRFIEESMLLGEGVTHADIKEAATRNLAQLEVPLKKDSVNGNDFYFVRTNDGYDASRLLNESFLAEMRGKLTGEMILAVPHQDVLIIGDIQDNTGYDVLAHMTMDFFADGLVPITSLPFVYNNGKLEPIFIMAKNRLKE from the coding sequence TTGGTAAAAATGACTATACTAAAAATGAAAGAACGACTAGAAAAAGAACTAAAAGCACCAAATCGACAGTTTTCCTACAATCGTGATAATGATACGCTGCTAGTAATGCAAGTAGATAAAAAAGTAACGCTCTCGATTCCGCAAATCATTGCGAATTACGAAAATGATGGAGACGCTGCTATCCGCAAAATTGTTTATTATGTAGAAGAAGGTTTTCGAGCTGCGGAAGAGGATGTGGCACTTAAGAACAACATGACTCGTATTTATCCGGTTGTTCGCGCTACTTCATTCCCGAACAAAACAAAAGCGGGAGGTATACTTTTAACGGATGAGCATACTGCGGAAACAAACATTTTTTATGCGTATGATTTAGGAAAGTCCTACCGTTTTATCGAGGAGAGCATGCTTCTTGGAGAAGGGGTAACGCACGCGGATATAAAAGAAGCGGCTACTCGTAATTTGGCACAATTAGAAGTACCGTTAAAAAAAGACTCTGTTAATGGCAATGACTTTTATTTTGTAAGAACAAACGATGGTTATGATGCTAGTCGGCTATTAAATGAATCTTTTTTAGCAGAAATGCGTGGAAAATTAACTGGTGAAATGATACTGGCTGTTCCGCATCAAGATGTCTTGATTATTGGTGACATACAAGATAACACAGGTTACGATGTCCTAGCGCATATGACGATGGACTTCTTTGCAGATGGGCTCGTACCAATTACCTCTTTGCCATTTGTCTATAATAATGGTAAACTGGAACCAATATTTATAATGGCAAAAAACAGATTAAAGGAGTAG
- a CDS encoding thioredoxin family protein yields MKNLESVEQFNAITVEGKSVFMFSADWCGDCKYIEPVMPEIEAENEDFAFYHVDRDAFIDLCADLGVFGIPSFLVFEDGVEVGRFVSKDRKTKEEINDFLAAI; encoded by the coding sequence ATGAAAAATTTAGAATCAGTCGAACAGTTTAATGCAATCACAGTAGAGGGGAAATCTGTCTTTATGTTTAGTGCGGATTGGTGTGGGGATTGTAAATATATTGAACCGGTTATGCCAGAAATTGAAGCGGAAAATGAAGATTTTGCGTTTTATCATGTGGACCGAGATGCTTTTATTGATTTGTGTGCGGACTTAGGAGTTTTTGGAATCCCAAGTTTTCTCGTGTTTGAAGATGGCGTGGAGGTTGGCCGTTTCGTTAGTAAAGACCGAAAAACAAAAGAAGAAATTAATGATTTCCTAGCTGCGATTTAA